One Sus scrofa isolate TJ Tabasco breed Duroc chromosome 1, Sscrofa11.1, whole genome shotgun sequence DNA segment encodes these proteins:
- the IFN-DELTA-10 gene encoding uncharacterized protein LOC100152129 precursor, with protein sequence MAQVYLLVAGVMLCSTPACSVGQNLSGIPSQENREISTYLWWMKRIPSQLCLKERTDFKFPWKRDNNTPIQMTQGTCYHHLILQQISNLFNTEESRAAWNNTLLDQLLSRLHHSLEQLWKQMDKDNLACPYWETVVRKYFQGIHRYLKGKEYSLCAWEVVRVKIGECLSLM encoded by the coding sequence ATGGCCCAGGTCTACTTGCTGGTGGCAGGAGTGATGCTCTGCTCCACTCCTGCTTGCTCTGTTGGCCAGAACTTGTCTGGGATCCCTAGCCAAGAAAATAGGgaaatctccacatatttgtggtGGATGAAAAGGATCCCCTCTCAGTTGTGTCTAAAGGAAAGAACTGATTTCAAATTTCCCTGGAAACGAGACAATAACACCCCAATCCAGATGACTCAAGGCACCTGTTACCACCATCTGATACTCCAGCAGATCAGCAACCTCTTCAACACAGAGGAGAGCCGAGCTGCGTGGAACAACACCCTCCTTGATCAACTGCTCTCTAGGCTTCATCACAGCCTGGAACAACTGTGGAAGCAAATGGACAAAGACAATCTGGCTTGTCCCTACTGGGAAACTGTTGTCCGGAAATATTTCCAAGGCATCCATCGCTAtctgaaaggaaaggaatataGCCTCTGTGCCTGGGAGGTTGTCAGGGTCAAAATTGGAGAGTGTCTCTCCCTCATGTAA